The proteins below are encoded in one region of Bacteroidota bacterium:
- a CDS encoding gliding motility-associated C-terminal domain-containing protein, translating into MVSGFGGLFGQIPTNCFEIESILVDACGVGTQEGLNEMVIFQVGPTALNTANLSVVWPNGTNPWTGICQNAGTAAKVLAINNTITGCGRLIEPTGGVLPAGKRVLLLASVSVDQTLHSFVNLNDTLIAIFHCANNTAGNFANVGAGIRTLTMNFSLPLGCTDAVSYDRALLPGGNGATVNYCWNGNASYVNNGCTAPFVVIGTNAGAPQTVCAGSTVALNGTASSCNHRLQWSGGTGTFSNPNSTTTTYTPGPGETGTVTLNLSQFTSCDTAFSSVAITFTNPPTYSLGPDTAFCGSFSYPLGPGIAGQTYAWSTGATTQNITTTTPGTYALTLTTPAGCVVSDTVTIGVSTINGLGLPADDTICTTGNFFLFPSVVGSNYVWSNGATSNAINISSPGIYSLTLTSPTGCVGFDSFQLYNYPAVIANLGNDTTLCPGNALVLDADPLGNSPGASFDWSTGATTQTITVSTAGTYAVTVTSTEFCVAIDTIQVNVNSNIAIPLGPDTTICAGASLLLDAGGSGQSYIWSTGATSQTITANTSGSYAVTVTFGLNCAGADTINLVVVPNPTVNLGNDTLFCSNLGLTLDAGPGNTYAWSTGATSQTISLSAGGTYSVTVTNAGNCSAVDTIVVANGVVPQVNLGPNVQLCPGQSITLDAGTQATTYLWSTGATSQTIAVSTSGTYWAVVTTDCGTDSSAVTINVLPVASVDAGPDDTLCAGASLPLSGAVATAGTLQWSSASGSFDNSSLLNPVYQADSNAGGPVQLILTLTDSCGTYSDTLTLEIIPRLSMTFFLPDSVCYNTQIQISYVGNADSVHWQGPGIFNTFNSNPTVYDPNGGQSGTINLTATAFGQCGTEVFPLSYYSEDTVIADFGWTPALVYPGTYVQFTNGTTPINLPVHWHFGDSFYSVEADPMHRFYTEGTYQVELIAYGANGCNDTTVIPLIVSPVDTLIPNVFSPNGDGINDYFDIFNQHEPPTERFSLGIFDRWGHQVFSTQNPMDRWDGTVGGGGSPVPDGVYYYVIEMKFLKGKVINYAGPVTVLR; encoded by the coding sequence ATGGTCTCTGGGTTCGGGGGTCTGTTTGGACAGATTCCAACCAATTGTTTTGAGATCGAAAGCATTTTGGTAGACGCTTGCGGGGTTGGAACACAAGAAGGACTGAACGAAATGGTCATCTTTCAAGTGGGGCCGACGGCACTCAACACCGCCAATTTATCCGTTGTTTGGCCCAATGGCACCAATCCTTGGACGGGCATTTGCCAGAATGCAGGTACTGCAGCCAAGGTCCTTGCCATCAACAATACCATCACGGGGTGCGGACGACTGATCGAACCCACGGGCGGCGTTTTGCCTGCCGGGAAAAGGGTTTTGCTTCTTGCCAGCGTCAGCGTAGATCAAACCTTGCACAGCTTTGTCAACCTCAACGATACCTTGATTGCCATTTTCCATTGCGCCAACAATACAGCGGGCAACTTTGCCAACGTCGGTGCGGGAATCCGGACCCTGACCATGAACTTCTCCCTTCCATTGGGTTGCACAGATGCAGTTTCCTACGACCGCGCCTTGCTCCCGGGCGGCAATGGTGCCACCGTCAACTATTGCTGGAACGGCAACGCCAGCTACGTCAACAACGGTTGCACAGCACCATTTGTCGTGATTGGAACAAATGCCGGGGCGCCACAAACAGTTTGCGCCGGTTCGACAGTAGCCTTGAATGGCACAGCCTCTTCCTGTAACCACCGCCTGCAATGGAGCGGTGGCACCGGCACGTTCAGCAACCCGAATTCAACCACGACAACCTATACGCCGGGACCTGGCGAGACGGGAACAGTCACGCTCAACCTCTCCCAATTCACGTCCTGCGATACCGCATTTAGCAGCGTGGCCATCACCTTCACGAATCCGCCCACCTACAGCCTTGGGCCTGACACTGCGTTTTGTGGCAGTTTCAGCTACCCGCTCGGCCCCGGAATCGCCGGCCAAACCTATGCCTGGAGCACGGGTGCTACGACACAAAACATCACCACGACAACACCCGGCACTTATGCCTTGACGCTCACGACGCCTGCCGGCTGCGTGGTTTCGGATACCGTCACCATCGGAGTCTCCACGATCAACGGTCTGGGATTGCCCGCCGACGATACCATTTGTACCACGGGAAACTTCTTCCTTTTCCCCTCCGTTGTAGGTTCAAACTACGTTTGGAGCAACGGCGCGACCTCGAATGCCATCAACATCAGCAGTCCCGGGATTTATTCCTTGACCCTCACCAGTCCAACGGGATGCGTCGGATTTGACAGCTTTCAATTGTACAATTACCCCGCGGTGATCGCGAATCTTGGCAATGATACCACGCTCTGCCCCGGCAACGCGCTGGTTTTGGATGCCGATCCGCTTGGGAACTCACCCGGCGCTTCGTTTGACTGGTCGACCGGGGCCACGACGCAAACGATTACGGTCTCCACGGCCGGCACCTATGCCGTGACCGTCACAAGTACTGAATTCTGCGTCGCCATCGATACCATTCAGGTGAATGTCAATTCCAATATCGCCATTCCGCTCGGCCCCGATACCACCATTTGTGCCGGAGCCTCCCTCCTGCTCGATGCCGGCGGTTCAGGACAATCCTATATTTGGTCCACAGGCGCTACTTCGCAGACCATCACTGCCAATACATCCGGCAGTTATGCGGTCACGGTGACCTTTGGCTTGAACTGCGCCGGTGCAGATACGATTAACTTGGTTGTCGTTCCCAATCCGACGGTGAATCTGGGAAATGATACGCTCTTTTGTTCGAATCTCGGCTTGACCTTGGACGCAGGCCCGGGGAATACTTATGCTTGGAGTACCGGCGCAACCTCCCAAACGATCAGTTTGAGCGCAGGCGGCACGTATTCGGTAACGGTCACCAATGCCGGCAACTGCAGCGCAGTCGATACCATTGTCGTAGCGAATGGCGTTGTCCCTCAGGTCAATCTCGGTCCCAACGTGCAGCTTTGCCCGGGTCAAAGCATCACCTTGGATGCTGGAACGCAAGCGACGACGTACTTGTGGAGCACCGGAGCCACATCCCAAACCATTGCCGTGAGTACATCCGGAACCTATTGGGCTGTCGTGACCACGGATTGCGGGACAGACTCTTCTGCCGTCACCATCAATGTATTGCCTGTGGCTTCAGTTGATGCAGGTCCCGACGACACGCTGTGCGCGGGTGCTTCGCTACCATTATCCGGAGCGGTGGCCACCGCGGGCACATTGCAATGGTCCTCCGCGAGCGGCAGCTTTGACAATTCATCGCTCCTCAATCCTGTCTATCAAGCCGATTCGAATGCAGGCGGACCCGTGCAACTGATCCTCACCCTTACCGACAGTTGCGGGACCTATTCCGATACCTTGACTTTGGAAATCATTCCGCGATTGTCAATGACGTTTTTCCTGCCGGATTCTGTTTGCTACAACACGCAGATTCAAATCAGCTATGTCGGCAATGCAGATTCTGTGCATTGGCAAGGTCCCGGAATTTTTAACACATTCAACAGCAATCCGACGGTGTATGACCCCAATGGTGGCCAATCCGGAACGATTAACCTGACGGCAACGGCCTTTGGCCAATGCGGAACCGAGGTTTTTCCCTTGAGCTATTATTCAGAGGATACCGTGATTGCCGACTTTGGATGGACGCCCGCATTGGTTTATCCTGGCACTTATGTGCAGTTTACCAATGGCACCACGCCCATCAACCTTCCTGTCCATTGGCATTTTGGGGATAGCTTTTACTCCGTGGAAGCCGATCCAATGCACCGATTTTATACCGAGGGCACCTACCAAGTCGAATTGATCGCTTACGGGGCCAATGGCTGCAATGATACCACCGTGATTCCGTTGATCGTTTCGCCCGTCGATACCCTCATTCCCAATGTCTTTTCGCCGAATGGAGATGGCATCAACGATTATTTCGACATCTTTAATCAGCATGAACCACCCACCGAAAGATTCAGCCTTGGAATTTTTGACCGTTGGGGACACCAAGTGTTTTCCACGCAAAATCCGATGGACCGCTGGGACGGCACGGTTGGAGGAGGCGGCAGCCCGGTTCCGGATGGTGTCTATTATTATGTGATCGAAATGAAATTCCTCAAAGGAAAGGTGATCAACTATGCCGGTCCGGTGACCGTTTTGCGCTAG
- a CDS encoding TraB/GumN family protein gives MKTITLLTLLMVGLLAKAQPPQPENYKLLWEITGGNSAQPSYLFGTMHVTDSRVFGMPDSVLIAIQNSPGFALEIDFDAAGYQMLEYMYSQHGSDIFDESHWSSKAKAWDGDAPKADPAELFKLLDREGDQTAEATFLDAFLYRVARENGKVITGLEGIVDQLALLTGQDMTPAPTESGQPRTSKRLRLSEMISVYEKGDIDRIDELVNKGGTSQFFKEEVIIRRNHGMALRADSLMRIRPTFFGVGAAHLPGKEGVIALLREAGYKLRPVMATYSGLNRKLLDQPYEPRWSTFKREGDGYQISVPTRPFGMDILDGKLKMYLGMDFPGGIVYCFYAMSLPGDLVDSKMDEIGKAMIKGFGSHGIDEDATKDITRKSLKGKEYVVRKSGESLRIQTLFGNGKMYMLLLGNSEKVIFSDAAEQWFNSLEIFDPIKLSQQTPQLRTDKVNGFALEFPGEPDYLTLNSESFTTGGENTPYNYYEVIDNPNRQRMVMLTEDFEDWYAVGTLESRMPDCILYYAGAELEPEGDFLPVVTDGVRGLEGTYLGKSGLKYRIRCYLRLNRLYLLGMTMPEEDADSAVVDRVFNSLHFLTPPQPQFTTEFLQADQFVAKFPGRPTKIERYGVASELIGMVDSISSQHFHDPVSSLNTQVTASKIWRFYSGTDQQLLKAAMTTTEIENGTLVREEAFENGLWNAKELVLMSYDSTMLDHRRWIVAGDYLLEGRIHTSNDEAGKASAKEFFQHFQPRVPLATTGKTKDLHHTPKLALIFALMDEGDEDTTLFNFGSFLVFGNYKLLPEEYPLILDSIRSGIDTLPFSLDDQLIQLLLKTDDSTLFSSIQELYYFLPENNPNRMQIVGSLLERTWPGAGAWALARLHDSPNPLTFGQQTFQWRDYLEQDSDYVRLKSVEFLLDQPEFATKLAAGMVEVADQDDIDYTAYSGKFLQILSDAITGFDPKDEENWSVEYQMLTLIRFLAANDVGGWEALAHRALQLDADYLPGSVFVILADNGIRPTSKECKLVLQSRYSRESAVFWALENERLDILPAKYRKHDFIAEVALDYALEEYPDQVELVEKRRVIYLGEAQWLYVYKFAFEGETDWTLGFSGPFPIDGELEQSYFDLAGSNWEEFHPNSYQRKTKAWVKESEK, from the coding sequence ATGAAAACCATAACGCTTCTCACGCTGCTGATGGTGGGTTTGCTTGCAAAAGCGCAACCTCCGCAGCCAGAAAACTACAAACTGCTCTGGGAAATCACAGGCGGCAATTCGGCCCAACCCTCCTATCTTTTCGGGACCATGCACGTCACCGACAGCAGGGTATTTGGCATGCCGGACTCCGTCTTGATCGCGATCCAAAACAGCCCCGGTTTTGCCCTGGAAATTGATTTTGATGCTGCGGGTTATCAGATGTTGGAATACATGTATTCGCAGCATGGGAGCGACATCTTTGACGAATCCCATTGGTCAAGCAAAGCCAAAGCCTGGGACGGAGATGCTCCCAAGGCTGATCCCGCCGAACTTTTTAAACTACTGGACCGGGAAGGAGACCAAACCGCAGAAGCCACCTTTCTCGATGCCTTTTTGTACCGCGTTGCGCGGGAAAACGGGAAAGTCATCACGGGTCTGGAAGGCATCGTGGATCAACTCGCCCTGCTCACCGGGCAAGACATGACGCCTGCGCCCACCGAAAGCGGGCAACCGCGCACGAGCAAACGCTTGCGCCTGAGCGAGATGATCAGCGTCTATGAAAAGGGCGACATCGACCGCATCGACGAATTGGTGAACAAAGGCGGGACGAGCCAATTTTTCAAGGAGGAAGTGATCATTCGACGCAATCATGGGATGGCCTTGCGGGCAGACAGCCTGATGCGCATTCGGCCGACGTTTTTTGGTGTGGGTGCTGCGCATTTACCGGGCAAGGAAGGGGTAATCGCGCTCTTGCGGGAAGCAGGCTACAAATTGCGTCCCGTGATGGCCACCTATTCCGGACTCAACCGCAAGCTTTTGGACCAACCGTATGAACCCCGATGGTCCACCTTCAAACGCGAAGGCGACGGCTATCAAATCTCCGTCCCGACAAGGCCTTTTGGCATGGACATCCTCGACGGAAAGCTCAAAATGTACCTCGGAATGGACTTCCCGGGCGGCATTGTCTACTGCTTCTATGCGATGAGCCTGCCGGGAGATTTGGTCGACAGCAAGATGGATGAGATCGGGAAAGCCATGATCAAAGGATTTGGCAGCCACGGCATCGACGAAGACGCGACCAAGGACATCACCCGCAAATCGCTCAAGGGCAAAGAATATGTCGTGAGAAAAAGCGGAGAATCCCTGCGCATCCAAACGCTGTTTGGAAACGGGAAAATGTACATGCTCCTGCTCGGAAACAGCGAAAAAGTCATTTTTTCCGATGCTGCCGAACAATGGTTCAATTCGTTGGAGATATTTGACCCGATCAAACTCTCGCAACAAACTCCGCAATTGCGTACCGACAAGGTCAATGGATTTGCATTGGAATTTCCAGGAGAACCCGACTACCTGACTTTGAACTCCGAAAGTTTCACGACCGGCGGTGAAAACACGCCTTACAACTATTACGAAGTCATCGACAATCCCAACCGGCAGCGGATGGTGATGCTCACGGAAGATTTTGAGGATTGGTATGCCGTCGGAACCTTGGAGAGCAGGATGCCGGATTGCATTTTGTACTATGCCGGCGCTGAATTGGAGCCGGAAGGTGATTTTTTGCCGGTTGTCACAGACGGCGTGCGCGGACTCGAAGGCACCTATTTGGGGAAATCCGGACTGAAATACCGCATTCGATGCTATTTGCGACTCAATCGGCTGTATCTCCTTGGAATGACCATGCCCGAAGAGGATGCAGACAGCGCCGTGGTGGACCGTGTTTTTAACTCTCTGCATTTTTTGACGCCACCCCAACCGCAATTCACAACTGAATTTCTGCAGGCAGACCAATTTGTCGCGAAATTTCCGGGAAGGCCGACCAAAATCGAGCGTTACGGCGTTGCAAGTGAACTCATTGGAATGGTGGATTCGATCAGTTCGCAGCATTTCCATGATCCCGTCAGCTCCTTGAATACGCAGGTGACTGCCTCGAAAATCTGGCGATTTTATTCGGGAACCGACCAACAGCTCCTGAAAGCAGCCATGACCACAACGGAAATCGAAAATGGAACATTGGTACGTGAAGAAGCCTTCGAAAATGGGCTTTGGAATGCGAAGGAACTGGTTTTGATGAGCTATGACAGCACAATGCTCGACCACCGCCGCTGGATTGTGGCCGGTGACTACCTGCTTGAAGGCCGAATTCATACGAGCAACGATGAGGCCGGCAAAGCCTCCGCCAAGGAATTTTTCCAGCATTTTCAGCCGCGCGTGCCGCTCGCAACGACAGGAAAAACCAAAGACTTGCACCATACGCCCAAGTTGGCCTTGATTTTTGCGCTCATGGACGAAGGCGATGAGGATACGACGCTGTTTAATTTTGGCAGTTTCTTGGTCTTCGGCAACTACAAGCTGCTTCCCGAGGAGTATCCGCTGATTTTGGACAGCATCCGAAGCGGAATCGATACCCTGCCCTTTTCCTTGGACGATCAATTGATTCAGCTCCTCCTCAAAACCGACGATTCCACGCTGTTTTCCTCGATTCAGGAACTTTACTACTTCCTTCCCGAAAACAATCCGAATCGCATGCAAATTGTCGGAAGCCTCCTCGAGCGCACGTGGCCGGGCGCAGGTGCTTGGGCGCTCGCACGCCTGCACGATTCACCCAATCCGCTTACCTTCGGCCAACAAACCTTCCAATGGCGCGATTACCTCGAGCAGGATTCAGATTACGTGCGGTTGAAGTCTGTCGAATTTCTGCTCGACCAACCCGAATTTGCCACGAAACTCGCGGCTGGGATGGTCGAAGTGGCAGATCAAGATGACATTGACTATACCGCCTATTCCGGCAAATTCCTCCAGATTTTGAGCGACGCCATTACCGGTTTCGACCCCAAAGACGAAGAAAACTGGTCTGTGGAATACCAAATGCTCACGCTGATCCGCTTTTTGGCAGCAAATGATGTGGGAGGTTGGGAGGCGTTGGCACATCGGGCCTTGCAACTCGATGCCGATTACCTTCCCGGCTCCGTGTTTGTGATCTTGGCAGACAACGGTATCCGGCCTACAAGCAAGGAATGCAAACTGGTCTTGCAATCCCGTTATAGCCGGGAATCGGCGGTTTTTTGGGCTTTGGAAAACGAACGGTTGGACATACTACCCGCCAAATACCGAAAGCATGATTTTATCGCCGAGGTCGCATTGGACTATGCTTTGGAAGAATATCCCGACCAAGTCGAGCTCGTTGAAAAGCGCAGGGTGATCTACCTGGGAGAGGCACAATGGCTTTACGTGTACAAGTTTGCCTTCGAAGGAGAAACGGACTGGACCCTCGGTTTTAGCGGCCCCTTCCCCATCGATGGCGAATTGGAACAAAGCTATTTTGACCTTGCAGGCAGCAATTGGGAGGAATTCCACCCCAATTCATACCAAAGAAAAACCAAAGCCTGGGTCAAGGAAAGCGAAAAGTGA
- a CDS encoding DMT family transporter, with the protein MNKGVAYMGLAVVFFAVMNVAIKYVAHLPTFELVFFRALIAASIAYTTLRVKGIPAWGNRKGLLILRGVFGFGALSMFIATLQNMPMATALVIQYMSPVFVAILGIFLLKEPMRPLQWVWLAMAFAGVVMIKGFDPRVSILYLSIGIASCILSAFAYTTVRSLKDTDHPLVVVFYFPLVTLPVAGLLMWYQWRHIGVSEFIFEQHTLEDWLWIVVMGVFAQLGQIFMTLSLHLEKANVVSSMSYLGMIFGLIFGYFLFGETYGIWAAAGIFLVLLGVLLNVFVRE; encoded by the coding sequence ATGAACAAGGGAGTGGCCTATATGGGCCTTGCAGTGGTCTTTTTTGCCGTCATGAATGTGGCGATCAAATACGTGGCCCATCTTCCGACTTTCGAATTGGTGTTTTTCAGGGCGCTGATTGCCGCCTCGATCGCATACACGACGCTGCGCGTCAAGGGCATTCCCGCTTGGGGCAACCGCAAAGGCTTGCTGATTTTGCGCGGCGTCTTCGGATTTGGTGCCCTGAGCATGTTTATCGCGACCTTGCAAAACATGCCGATGGCCACGGCCTTGGTCATTCAATACATGTCGCCCGTTTTTGTGGCGATTCTGGGGATTTTTTTGCTCAAGGAACCGATGCGTCCGCTGCAATGGGTCTGGTTGGCGATGGCCTTTGCCGGGGTCGTGATGATCAAAGGCTTTGATCCGCGGGTGTCGATTCTCTATTTGTCTATTGGCATTGCATCCTGCATTTTGTCGGCCTTCGCCTATACCACCGTGCGCTCCCTCAAGGACACCGATCATCCATTGGTGGTGGTGTTCTATTTTCCGCTCGTGACCCTGCCTGTCGCCGGATTGTTGATGTGGTATCAGTGGCGGCATATCGGCGTATCGGAGTTCATTTTTGAGCAACATACCTTGGAAGATTGGCTTTGGATCGTCGTGATGGGGGTATTTGCGCAGTTGGGGCAGATATTCATGACGCTGTCCTTGCACCTTGAAAAGGCGAATGTGGTGTCTTCCATGAGTTATTTAGGAATGATATTCGGGCTGATCTTCGGTTATTTTTTGTTCGGTGAAACCTATGGCATCTGGGCTGCGGCAGGGATTTTCTTGGTTTTGCTGGGGGTGTTATTGAATGTATTTGTCAGAGAATAG
- a CDS encoding nitroreductase family protein translates to MADFEFPHIPYDPQQYPENEMAARADSFYALLNSRRSLRFFNDRAVPEDLMQTLILTAGTAPSGANKQPWTFCLVGNPELKRQIRIAAEEEEFASYNGRMTEEWLRDLAPLGTDWRKPFLEIAPWLIVVFKRNFEFDGAQKHKNYYVQESVGLACGMLLAAIHNAGLVALTHTPSPMDFLTKILGRPDNERPFLLIPVGYAAEDATVPDIQRKALEEICVTYR, encoded by the coding sequence ATGGCAGATTTTGAATTCCCACATATCCCTTACGATCCGCAGCAATATCCTGAAAATGAAATGGCTGCGCGGGCAGATTCTTTTTATGCCTTGCTGAATTCCCGACGGAGTTTACGCTTTTTTAACGATCGGGCGGTTCCAGAAGATTTGATGCAGACATTGATTCTGACGGCAGGCACTGCACCTTCAGGAGCCAACAAACAACCATGGACGTTTTGCCTTGTGGGGAATCCGGAGCTGAAACGACAGATTCGCATCGCAGCAGAAGAGGAGGAATTTGCAAGCTACAACGGGCGGATGACCGAAGAATGGCTGCGCGACTTGGCACCTTTGGGGACAGATTGGCGGAAGCCGTTTTTGGAGATCGCGCCTTGGCTGATCGTGGTTTTCAAGCGCAATTTCGAATTCGATGGGGCGCAAAAGCACAAGAACTACTACGTGCAAGAGTCGGTGGGCTTGGCTTGCGGGATGCTGCTTGCGGCGATTCACAACGCGGGATTGGTGGCGCTGACGCATACGCCGAGTCCGATGGACTTCCTGACCAAAATCCTGGGACGGCCCGACAATGAGCGGCCGTTTTTGTTGATTCCTGTCGGATATGCAGCGGAGGATGCGACCGTGCCCGACATTCAGCGGAAGGCGTTGGAGGAGATTTGTGTGACGTATCGCTGA
- a CDS encoding alpha/beta fold hydrolase, with product MELNFKSFGSGPALIILHGLFGSLDNWQGLAKLYAEHFSVFIVDQRNHGKSPHSEEPHSYANMADDLKEFMEQQGMYTANLIGHSMGGKTVMQFAVDNEHMVEKMVVADMGIAANDFRHTEIIEALWAFPFDEIKERKVADEWLAVRIPDFGVRQFLLKNLDRRADGGFEWKFNLKVLHRDYTNILEGIVSPHPIDVPTLFIRGGKSDYVLDADFPAIRKVFPHAEFDTIPGVGHWLHAEAPDAFFEKTMRFLK from the coding sequence ATGGAGCTCAATTTCAAATCGTTTGGATCCGGTCCGGCATTGATCATTTTGCATGGTTTGTTTGGTTCGTTGGACAATTGGCAGGGCTTGGCCAAGTTGTATGCCGAACATTTCAGCGTGTTCATCGTCGATCAGCGCAACCACGGGAAATCGCCGCATTCGGAGGAGCCACATTCTTATGCAAACATGGCGGATGACTTGAAGGAGTTCATGGAGCAGCAAGGCATGTACACCGCCAACCTGATCGGGCATTCGATGGGAGGGAAGACGGTGATGCAATTTGCTGTAGACAACGAACACATGGTCGAGAAGATGGTGGTGGCCGACATGGGCATCGCTGCCAATGATTTCCGACATACTGAGATCATCGAGGCCTTGTGGGCCTTTCCGTTTGACGAGATCAAGGAGCGCAAAGTGGCCGACGAATGGTTGGCGGTCCGCATTCCCGATTTTGGCGTGCGGCAATTCCTGCTCAAGAACCTTGATCGCCGTGCCGATGGCGGATTCGAATGGAAATTTAACCTGAAGGTTTTGCACCGCGATTACACCAATATTTTGGAGGGGATCGTTTCCCCGCATCCGATCGATGTCCCAACCCTGTTTATCCGTGGTGGAAAGTCTGATTATGTTTTGGATGCCGATTTCCCTGCGATTCGGAAGGTTTTTCCACATGCTGAATTTGATACGATTCCCGGTGTGGGCCATTGGCTGCACGCCGAGGCACCGGATGCCTTTTTTGAGAAGACGATGCGGTTTCTGAAGTGA